A stretch of DNA from Dehalobacterium formicoaceticum:
ATTTTTCCGCATCCGGGCCTTTCACCGTAACTTCTCCCATATGAGAAACATCAAAGAGCCCGGCAGCGGTTCTCACTGCTTCATGCTCAACGAGAATGCCTTGTCCCTGATACTCAATTGGCAAAGCCCAACCACCAAAATCAACCACCTTGCCCTTAAGATTTACGTGTTGTTCATATAATGGTGTTTTCTTCATGCTTATGCTCCTTTAGACAATTTAGAGAATATTATTCCCTTTTACCTTTTGTCTCAACCTAAGAATCAAAAATTAATGTTTAATTAAAAAAAACAGGGCGCATGACACCTCGTCAATACCCTGTTTATTGACCCTCTCATCCAGCTATATCATTGCGTTTATTTAAATGAATTTTAATTTATTTAATTTTACATGAAGCAGTTCTATTTGTCAATATTTTTATCATCTATCCAGGGCTTTTTTCCCTATATCGGTGCGATAATGCATGCCTTGAAAACTAATTTTGTCCACTTCCCTGTAGGCATTTTTAATGGCTTCCGCTACCGAATTGCCTTTTGCCGTAACGCCCAGGACGCGTCCGCCGGATGTCACAATATCATTTCCCGCAAAGGATGTTCCGGCATGAAAAACCATGCTCTCCGACTGGGCAGAGCCTAACCCTTGAATCTTCATGCCTTTCTCATAGGATCCCGGATAACCCCCGGAGGCCAGTACCACACATACCGCAGCCTCATCATACCATAAGATTTCCTGTCGGGACAGCTCGCCCGCCAAAATTGCCTGGATAATATCAACCAGATCTGTTTTTAAAAGCATCATGACCGGCTGGGTTTCCGGATCCCCAAAACGGGCATTATATTCCAACACCTTGGGCCCCGATCCCGTTAACATTAACCCCACATAAAGCACGCCTTGATAAGTTCTGCCTTCAGACTTTAATCCTGCCACCGTGGGTTTAATAATCCTTTCCAGTACATCTTCAGCAAGCTCCGGGGTATAAACGGGAGCAGGGGCATAAGCGCCCATTCCACCGGTATTCGGCCCCTGATCATCATTAAAGACCCTCTTATGATCTTGGGCAGAGATCATCGGTATCACATGCTCCCCATCGGTAAAAGCCAAAATACTGACTTCTTCTCCCTCTAAAAATTCCTCGATCACCACCCTGGTCCCCGCTTGTCCAAAAACCTTGTTTTCCATAATTTCCTGGACCGCATTGACAGCAGTCTCCTCATCGGGAGCCACGATTACACCTTTTCCTGCAGCTAAGCCATCCGCTTTCACCACAATGGGGGCGCCTTGCTTACGAATATAATCAATGGCGGGGGCTGCCTCTTCAAAAACCTGGTATTGGGCAGTGGGGATTTGATATTTTCCCATAATGCGTTTGGCTAAAGCCTTACTGCCTTCGATTTCTGCTGCTTCCTTCGAGGGGCCAAATATCTTCAGCCCAGCTGCCTGAAACTGATTGACAATCCCATTTGTCAGAGGAATTTCCGGGCCGACCACTGTCAGATCAATCTTTTCCTTTTTGGCAAATGATAAGAGTCCTTCAATATCTTCGGCATTAATCTCAATGCATTCCGCCATTTGGGAAATACCCGCATTTCCCGGTGCGCAAAATACTTTATTCACCTTTGGACTTTGGATCAGTTTCCATACCAAAGCATGTTCCCGTCCACCGCCACCGACAACCAGTACCTTCATCTCCTCAAAGCACTCCTTTCCCATAGGTTTCCCCTTTTAGTGTTTAAAATGCCTTATCCCGGTAAAAACCATCGCGATGTTATGTTCATCCGCAGCAAGAATAGATTCTTCATCTTTAAGGGAGCCCCCCGGCTGAATGATGGCAGTAATGCCTGCCTGACCGGCCTGATCAACTGTATCCCGAAAAGGGAAAAAAGCATCCGAGGCCAGGACTGCTCCCCGGCACTCCTGTCCGCCCTGGGTCAAAGCAATTTGAGCCGCACCAACCCGGTTCATTTGTCCTGCTCCTACTCCCAAGGTTTGGTGATTTTTTGAGACCACAATCCCGTTGGATTTCACATGTTTGACCACGCGCCAGGAAAAGAGCAGTTCTGTCAGTTCCTCATCTGTTGGCTTCCTTTTCGTTACAACCTTTAAGTCAGCGGCCGACAGCTTTCCTCCATCTATATCTTGAAGCAGTATCCCGCCATGAACCTTCTTCACATCAAACCTGCTCACATCTTCCGAAGTAAATACACCTGTTTCCAATAATCGAATGTTCGCTTTGTTCGTCAAAACCGCCAAAGCTTCCTTGGTAAAGGAAGGGGCGATCACGGCTTCTAAAAATGTTTCCGTCATTTTTTGCGCCGTTTCCAGGTCAACTTCCCGGTTTAAGCCCACAATGCCGCCAAAAGCAGACACGGGGTCAGCCTGAAAAGCCCGCTCATAAGCCATGGCGAGACTCTCCCCTAAGGCAGTGCCACAGGGATTCGTATGCTTTATGATCACCGCTGCCGCTTCCGGAAATTCCTTGACCAATTCCAAGGCCGCATTTAAGTCCACAATATTGTTAAAAGAGAGCTCTTTACCATGGATTTGCCGGGCTGTTCCAATTCCTGCACCATGAGCGCCTATTTCACGATAAAAGGCCGCTTTTTGATGGGGATTTTCCCCGTAGCGCAGTTCCTGAATTTTTTCTCCCCGGAGACATAAATGGTCAGGAAAGGATCCTTGCTCGTCCTTCACCTGAGCCAAATAAGCTGCAATATGGGTATCATAATCAGCCGTATGGGCAAAAGCTTCCTGAGCCAGGCTAAACCTGGTTTCTTCCTTAATTGTCCCTGTTGACTTCAGCTGTTCAAGGATTTCCCGGTATCTTTTGGGGTTAACCACTACGGCCACCCCTTGGTAATTTTTGGCTGCTGCCCGCACCATGGCAGGGCCTCCGATATCAATATTTTCAATGGCTTCTGCCAGGGTGACATTTTCCCGGGCGATGGTTTCTTTAAATGGATATAAGTTAACAACCACCAAGTCGATGGGTACAATGTCCAGCTCTGCCAGCTGGGCTAAATGTTCCGGCGTTCTCTTGGCTAGAATGCCTGCATGAACATGGGGATGTAAAGTTTTTACCCGTCCTTCCAATATTTCCGGAAAACCGGTGATGTCTGTCACATATGTAGCAGCGACGCCCTCTTGGGTGATGGTTTTAAAAGTTCCCCCCGTAGAAACGATTTCGTAACCTAATTGCACCAATTCACGAGCCAATTCCACCACACCGGTTTTATCCGAGACACTGATCATCGCTCTTTTCTTCACTTTAAAACACATCCTTTATTCAGTGAATTTACTTCCCTTAAGAGAGTTCGGCGTCCTGTCCTTGATGCACCTTGACCCTTCTACCCAGAATTTCAACCCGTCCTTCCGCGATCCACTGTATCACTTGGGAATACAATTCATGTTCCTTTGCTAAAATGCGTCGGGCCAGATTTTCCTCCGTATCATCCTCTTCCACAGGTACGGAGCATTGGGCAATAATCGGGCCGGAATCTACTCCTGGATCCACAAAATGAACCGTGCAGCCGGAGATCTTAACCCCATAATCCAAGGCCTGCTTTTGCCCATGGGTTCCGGGAAAAGAAGGTAATAAAGCAGGATGAATATTAATCACTCTTTGGGGAAATTTGGTTAAGAAATCTTCTCCCAAGATCCGCATAAATCCGGCCAGTACCACCAGTTCCCCTTGATACTGCCGAACCAGCTTCCCTAATGCCAGATCATACTCCTTGCGCTGGGGGAAGCTTTTCGGATCAAGAAAGATGCCGGTGATCCCTTCTTCCTCCGCTTTCTTTAATGCCGGTGCATCCTCATGATCGCTGATGACCACATTGATTTGAGCCTGGAGATTTCCGTTTTTAATTTGTTCGATAATTGCCAGCAAATTAGAACCTCTGCCGGAAGCCAGCACAGCTAATTTCAGAGGTGCCATTTTATTTTTCCCTTACGGTGAAATGGACTTTTCCATCACCCGCCGTGATTTTTCCCATGATAAAAGCGCCGGCACAATCAGCTAGAATTCCCGATACCTGAGAGGGATCACAAATAATACAATATCCTACGCCCATATTAAAGACCCGAAACATTTCTTCTTCCGTCACCTGCCCTAATTTTTGGATCAAACGAAAAACTGGCGGAGTTTCCCACGTTGTGAGATCAATATCAGCCTGTACACCCTCCGGAAAAACCCGGGGCAGATTTTCTGTCAGGCCGCCTCCGGTAATATGAGCCATGCCTTTAATCTCGTATTTGGCGATTAAAGGCAGCATATCCTGGACATAGATACGAGTTGGTTTCAACATTGCCTCCCCAAGGGTACAATCAAGCTCAGGGATAAATTCGTCCATTTTTAAAGCAGCCAGCTCCAAAAGCACTTTACGAGCCAAAGAAAAGCCATTGGAATGCAGACCGGAAGAAGGAAGGCCAATGATCACATCTCCGGGAACAATGGCAGAGCCGTTGATGATTTTATCTTTGTTGACCACGCCTACGGCAAATCCCGCAATATCATACTCATCCTCAGCATAAAAGCCGGGCATTTCTGCCGTTTCCCCGCCAATTAAAGCACATCCCGCCTGAAGGCAGCCGGCGGCAACTCCTTTGACAATTTCCTCAACTTTAGGCGGATTTAATTTCCCCACGGCTAAGTAATCTAAAAAGAAAAGGGGTTCTGCTCCCTGGACTAAGATATCATTGACACACATCGCTACTGCATCAATACCGATGGTATCGTGCCTGTCTGTGATCATGGCAATTTTTAATTTCGTCCCCACTCCATCGGTACCGGATACCAAGACCGGTTGATGATATTTGTCAATATCCAAGGCGAATAACCCGGCAAAACTGCCCAGATCTGTCAAAACCTCCGGTCGGAAAGTTTTCTTAACATGATGCTTCATACGCTGTACGGCCTCATCCCCCGCTGTAATATCTACACCGGCATCCTGATAGGTTGTCCCCATATTACTCTACCTCCTGCTCCATCGGGTATTCACCCACACGTTTTGAAATACCTAAAGGGTATTCGCCGGTAAAACAAGCGGCACAAAAACTATCCTTGGATGAACCGGTGGCCTCAACCATACCCTCCAGACTCAGAAAATGCAAACCGTCTGCCCCAATATATTCCCTTATTTCTTCAATTGATTGTTTTACCGCAATCAGCTGATTTCTTTCTTGAGTATCAATACCATAATAACAGGGGTACTTGACCGTCGGCGAGCTCACCATTAAGTGGACCTCTTTCGCGCCTGCATTCCGGATCATCTGTACGATCTGCTTGCTGGTGGTGCCTCGTACCACGGAATCATCCACCATCACCACTCTTTTTCCTTCAATAATATCCCGAATGGGGTTTAGTTTCAGCCTGACTGCAGTCTCCCGCATCTTTTGCGTCGGTTTGATGAAAGTTCGCCCAATATAACGGTTTTTCATTAAACCTTCCATGTAGGGAATCCCGGATGCTTCCGCATACCCTAAGGCTGCCGGCACGCCGGAGTCCGGTACCGGTATCACAATATCCGCATCTATCGGATATTCCTGAGCTAATTGCCGTCCCATAGCACGCCGTACCAATGTTACATTCCTGCCGTCAAAATTAGAATCCGGCCGGGCTAAATAAACAAATTCGAAAATACAAAAAGCTTGTTCAGAGCTTTTCATGGCATGGATGCTTCTCAGCCCATCATTATCAATGATGACAATTTCCCCCGGATCAACATCCCGAATAAATTCAGCACCAACCGTATCTAAGGCACAGGTCTCCGAAGCTAGGATATATGATTTGCCCTTTTTTCCAATACACAGAGGTCGCACCCCATGTGGATCCCGGACACCGATCAATTGATCCTCCGTCATCACCAGCAGAGAGTAGGCGCCTTTAATATCGATCATCATTTTCATCAACGCCTCTTCAATGGAGCTTTGTCCATAGCGGGCAATAAGTTTTACAATCACTTCTGTATCGGAAGTAGTTTGAAAAACCGAGCCGTTTAAAGCTAAGCGTTGACGAATTTCATTGGCATTAATCAAGCTCCCATTGTGTGCCAAAGAAATTAAACCCTTTAAATATCTGAAATCCAAGGGTTGGGTATTTACCGCCAAACCGGAATCGACTGTAGAATACCGTACATGGCCAATGGCCAGATGGCCTTTCAAGGGTGCCAGTATTTTTTCGTTGAAAACCTCTCCCACCAAACCCATGTCTTTATGATTCTTAAACTCTTTACCATCAGAAACAGTAATCCCGGTACTCTCTTGCCCTCTGTGCTGCAAGGCATATAGCCCATAATAGGTCATGGTAGCCACATCCATGTTGTGCCCATAAATCCCAAAAAGACCGCATTCGTCTTTTGGTTTTTCATCTGTATTCAGCAAATCGATCATACAATGACCCCCCTTGGCTTTTATTTAAAAGAATTTGATCATTTCTATAAGCCGGCCCGTTGAAAGATGTAATCAATATATCGGGTATGGTAATCATAATCAAATAGGCTATCCACCTCTTCATGGGAAAGATAACTCATAATATCCTTATCTTGTAAAATAAGATATTCAAAATCTGTTTTGGTCTGCCATGCAATCATTGCATTTCTTTGAACCCATTCATAAGCGGTCTCCCTCAAAAGCCCTTTGTCTACCAAAGTCAGGAGCACCCGCTGAGAGAAGACTAACCCAAGGGTTTTATTGAGATTGGTGCGCATATTTTCCTCATAAACATTTAAATGCTCCATTACATTAATAAAAAGATGCAGCATATAATCCAATAAAATACAGCTATCCGGTATGATTACTCTTTCTACGGAAGAATGGGTAATATCCCTTTCATGCCACAAAGCGACATTCTCCATGGCAGCAAGGGCATTTCCCCGGAGCACTCGGGATAAACCGGTTACGCGCTCCGCAGTAATCGGGTTTTTCTTATGGGGCATCGCGGAAGATCCCTTTTGCCCTTTGGCAAAAGCTTCCTCAACCTCCAGAATATCTGTACGCTGCAGATTCCTGATTTCCGTGGAAAACTTTTCTAATGAACTGCCAATGAGGGCTAATGTGGTTAAAAATTCTGCATGGCGGTCTCTTTGAATGATTTGTGTCGATACCTGAGCTGGTTTCAGTCCCATTTTACGGCAAACATGTTCTTCGATCTGGGGATCAACATTAGCAAAAGTTCCTACCGCACCTGATATTTTCCCAACAGAGATCACTTCTTTTGCTTTCAGCATACGTTCAATACATCGATCAATCTCCATCGTCCAAAGAGCCATTTTTAATCCGAAGGTAACAGGTTCCGCATGAATGCCGTGGGTTCGTCCTACTTCCAAGGTGTATTTATATTTTTTTGCTTTTTCAGCCAGCACACTACGCAGTTTGCGCAAGCGGGCGATCAGAAGATCCGCTGCTTCCCTCATTTGTGCGGAGAGAGCTGTATCCAACACATCAGAAGAAGTCATACCCATATGAATATATTTGGAGGCCTCCCCTACCTTTTCTCCCACCGCAGTTAAAAAAGCGATGACATCATGTCTGGTAACTTTTTCAATTTCTTCAATCCTGGGGATATCAAAACTGGCTTTCGTTTTGATATCCTGAAAAGCTTCCTGAGGAATCAATCCTAAATCAGCCATCGCTTCACAAGCAAAAATCTCCGCATCCAGCATCTTTTGAAAGCGATTTTCAGATTCCCACACGCTGCCCATTTCAGGCAGGGTATAGCGGTCAATCATCACACATCCTCCTCATATTCAACTTATTACTTCATATTTGCTAAGTAAGCATCCACTCCGATTTCCTGCAAACGATCATCTTTCCCGGCTACCTGCTCAGCCATTTCCTTTCTGAAGGCCTTGAGTTTTTCTTGAACCACAGGATATTTCAAGGCCAAAATTTGGGCCGCCAAAATACCTGCATTTTTGGCCCCATTTATGGAGACGGTGGCCACAGGAATACCTGGCGGCATCTGGACAATGGAATATAAAGAATCCACACCATTGAGGGTAGCTGTTTTAATCGGTACGCCAATCACCGGTATGGTGGTAAAAGCGGCGATGACCCCGGGCAAATGAGCAGCTCCCCCGGCACCGGCAATAATCACTTCAATTCCTTTTTCTTCGGCAGTTTCCGCAATTTGAGCTGTCTTATGAGGCACTCGGTGCGCAGACGAAATATACACCTGACATGAAATCCCCATTTGTTCTAAAAATTGTATTGCATCCTTCATAATCGGCAGATCCGAATCACTACCCATAACAACTGCCACTTTGAATTCACTCATTTTTATGCCCGCCTTTCCGATTTATTGATACCTTAGCTTCCTGCTTTAGGTGCAAAAATATGTATTTTTCGACCTGGAGCTTCATTGATTTCTTGCTTAAAATATATCAATCCCGCACCTCAATGTCAAGAAAATGCGAACATTAATATCTGTTTATTGATTTTTATTCGTCTTTCTTAAACTTCTTATCCCTTGCAGCCGGCAAAAAAATCTTTTTGGTGCGCTAAAATAAGGTTTCGAGTTTTCTGAACCGGCTAAAGTACAAATCAACGAAGAAAAAACCATACATAATAAACCGATTTGCGGAGACATGATCGAAAAATCAAATACGCCATGCCCCCAGAAAAAAGCCTGAACTGCAACCAAGAGGGGCATCAAGGGACATTTTTCCTTAAATAATTGCCAAAGACTGCCCCATAAATGCCACTCCATCCAGAGAAGAAGGAATAATCCCACTAAGCCTAACATTACTACCCAGGATAGGAGCATATTATGAGCATGTAAAACTCGCAGATACTGATAGACGTTATCATCCGCAAAATAAATCCCCATAATTCCCCAACCCGTCACCGGTTTCTTTAAAAACATATTGAAACAATTTTCCCAAATCGCCCATCTAAGATCGATGGTAGAAGACAATAAATCGCCCCTGGGAAACCAATCTGAAGAACCGATAAAGGCTCCCATTCCGATAAGAAATGATAACATGCGAATCGTAACATGAAACATTTTTCCTGCCGCTAAATCATACACTACAAAACCAATCATCAGACCAATCATCGCGCCTCTGGAACCAGTCAACACCAAAGCTGTGATCAAAAGCAGGATCCCATAGAAAAAAATGCGGTGCTCATTTTTCGGTGTCTTTTCATAAAAGTAATACCCTACCAAAATCATCACAGCATACCAGGAAGCGGCCAGGTTTGGATTACCAAAGGTGCCGGTAATGCGAAAAAGGGTATCATCATTTGAGACCACCGTGGTGAGACCAAAGCAGATCTTCCACCAAGCTGCCTCACGGGTGATAAAATTAAAATTCTCCAACAGTCCTATAAGAGCAGAAGCCAGGGTCAAAAAAAAGATATAACGCAGCAGCCGCTCCACCAATTCTACCGTATGCATTTTTTGGTCCAAATAAAGACAGATGCCATAAAAGCCCAGGAAAACAAATCCGGCACCAAAAGAAAGCCATTGTTGATTTACAACGCCGACAATCAAGGACCAGAAAAACAAAAGTAAAACGCCGCCGGTCCACGGGGTACCTGCATTCAGTTTTCTGTTTTTTATCAACTCAACTTTCGCACTAGAAAAATGTCCTCAAACCCTTGGTAAATATGAAATTTAACAGCAAAAACACCCCCTCGATATGGTAAAATTGAAGTGACAAAACCCAATTATTCCATAGAAAGAAGGGTGTTCTTGTGACTTCTATATTACCAAAAAAAATAGCTTCTGAAAAGGAGTCAGCCAATTACGTTGCAAACTTTTTCAAGGAACATAAAATTGGCCAAACATTAAAGCAGTCGAACTTTTTTAAACAGAAGGGCTTTCCTTGCAAAGACCTACTACAGTTTCTCGTGACGCTGATCTTTATGGGCAAAAACCTATGGCGCTATCTGAACACCGATGCCAACAACGCCCCATTTCAAAAAGATGCTGTCTACCGATTTCTGAACAACTGCTACTACAACTGGCGTAAGTTCTTGCTGCTGCTCAGCTCCCAGATCATTCAAAACCACATCGTACCGCTCACTGACGAGAAGCGAGTCAATGTCTTTATCATCGATGACTCCCTTTTCAGTCGATCCCGAAGCAAGGCAGTAGAACTTCTGGCTAGGGTCTACGACCATGTGGAACACAAATACGTCCGAGGCTTCCGAATGCTAACCTTGGGTTGGTCAGACGGCAACACCTTTTTGCCTCTAGCCTTCTCCCTGCTTAGCTCAGAGAAGGAATCGAACCGACTACAAGGCATGAATGCTATGGACAAACGGACAAACGGCTATAAGAGACGTAAAGAGGCTATCCACAAGAGCACTGAAGTGTTGTTGGAACTGCTAAAACAAGCCAAGGCGTACATGGTTCCGGCCAGCTACCTCCTGTTTGACAGTTGGTTTTCCTTTCCCGTCGTGATCAGAAAGGTATTGGAACAGCAACTTCACACCATCTGTATGCTTAAGTCGATGCCCACAGTCAAATATGAATACCAGGGACAAAATCTCACCCTGAACAAGCTGTATGCCGCAGTCAAAAAGAAACGGGGTCGGGCCAAAGTCCTTGCCTCTATCATTGTAGAAATTGGCCAGATGTCAAGCGGCGAACCAGTACAAGCTAAGATCGTATTTGTCAGGGACAGAAGAGCCAAGAAGAAATGGCTAGCGCTCCTCACCACCGATACTGAACTTCCGGATGAAGAGGTCATCCGCATTTATGGGAAGCGTTGGAACATCGAGGTTTTCTTCAAGATGTCCAAGTCCTATCTCGGGTTGTCCAAAGAGTTTCAGGGACGTTCTTATGATTCCATGGTGGCGCACGTTACCATCGTGTTTATCCGATACATCATGCTGGCTTTGGAGAGCCGAAACGGTGAAGACCCGAGAACCATTGGCAACCTTTTCTACATCTGTTGCGACGAGTTACAGGATATCAGCTTAGTGGAGGCGCTACAGAGAATCTTCTTCCTAATGGAACAATTTTTACAAGAGCAACTACAACTGGCAGAGGCAGAAATCCGCAAACTGATTGACTTCTTAATCAGCAATTTACCCTCGTTTTTCAAGGAACGACTGGCTGTTTCTTTCTGCGAAAGTTGAGTTATCAATTGATAAATCGCAGCTATTTGCGGAAGGAAAACTAGAAATGGCGAAAAAACAATTAAAAATCCGCTGATACCCAAGCAAATCCCTCAGTCCATTTATATTGATCAATAATTACCCTAAGATGCGTACTTAATCTAGTCCCCATTATAAAGCACTTCCGGAAAATATAAAACACTTTTAAAAATGGTGCATTTTTTCCCGGTTTTAAATATTTTTTTATGAATTGTGTCAAAACATGTCTCTCCTTCATAACATGTACTAAGACAATCAGCTAACCACCTTCGTAGGGTTCATCACTTGAAGCGGATGGTGGTGCGTGATTAGGAAAGGAGAAATGCATAATGGGTAAAAGACATCGAAGAGAATGTTGTGAGCGGGAAGAGCGCTGTGAACGGGAAGAACGTTGCGAACGGGAAAGAGTAGATTGCCACCGCAATGAAGGTATGTTCGACAACATAGTCTGCTTAATTATCATCTTGATCGTGCTGCAATTCCTATGCTCCCTGCTGATGGAAGAAGAAGAAGAAGAACATGAAAAGTGCTGCTGCTAAAGAAAATGAATAACAGGTACGATTAATCTCTGAAGAAAGGAGGGTATCCTATGAGTCTCCTTGGTTGTTTTGGTGGAGGTAATATGTGCGGTGGTTTTGATGATATCGTAGATCTGATCATCGTATTAATCGTGCTGCAATTCCTTTGCACCTGTGTACTTGGACAGCAAAATCATCGTTGCTGCTAAACTGATCTAAACACCCTTAAATACGCTGCATCCGATTTTCGGATGCAGCATTATTTTCCCCGGGTAAACATTCGTGAGCAGGCACCAATAGGGCAGCATATACATATTATTAAACGGGAAGGAAGTGAGCATATGAGTCGCCGTCGAAGAAGAAGGCATCAAACAAGAGAACGGGAAGAAGCACAACGAAGACCTCAGGAGCAACCCAAAAACAGCGGAAGAATCAATTCCTTATCTTCACTGATTACCAATGTGGATTTAAGAACTTTATCCGGCCAGTTAAAAAACGTAGCAGGGTATATGGATAAGTTTAATCAGATATCAGAGCTATTTCAGTTAGCCGACGTATTTGTCAATCCCAAGCAAGGGGGAGGAAAAGGGCAGAACTTTAATCTGATGCATATGCTAAAGGACAAAGATTCTCTCGATCAGCTTTTGCAAATGGTCTCCCCCAACATGCGTGAGTCGATGACCGATACAAAATTTGAGAAGAGAGTAGATCCGATCCATGTGGAAACCCATGATCCCCAAAAAGATTAAGAAAGCCTTCGGGCTTTCTTAATCTTTTTTGATATTATCTTTTAGGAACTTTAACGTGGTTTTTCTGAGCCAGCTGATTCATGAGTTGCTTTAATCTATCACGATTATTGTCGTTTACTCCTCCTGATCTTTCCATCTCGCGGATAATTTCATTAATGATGCGCACATTACCCTCCGATAAAGCGCCTTGATGATTGTTGATTAAAGATTTCAAATCTGCCAGAGATTTTACTTTGGGCATCGATTTCATCTATATCCCCCCTTTTGTCATGCCTGTCACCTTATCTTATGCATGACTGAGATCACTGTGTGTCTGAATAAGAAAAAATTTAAGGATCCTATCAAGATTGCACCATAAACATAGTTCTCATAAAAGACAGGCACAGAGGCTTCTGTTCTTATTTTTCTCACCAAATTCTTTATTTTGAATAACCTGATAAGGCAATAAGATTCTTAA
This window harbors:
- the purB gene encoding adenylosuccinate lyase, whose amino-acid sequence is MIDRYTLPEMGSVWESENRFQKMLDAEIFACEAMADLGLIPQEAFQDIKTKASFDIPRIEEIEKVTRHDVIAFLTAVGEKVGEASKYIHMGMTSSDVLDTALSAQMREAADLLIARLRKLRSVLAEKAKKYKYTLEVGRTHGIHAEPVTFGLKMALWTMEIDRCIERMLKAKEVISVGKISGAVGTFANVDPQIEEHVCRKMGLKPAQVSTQIIQRDRHAEFLTTLALIGSSLEKFSTEIRNLQRTDILEVEEAFAKGQKGSSAMPHKKNPITAERVTGLSRVLRGNALAAMENVALWHERDITHSSVERVIIPDSCILLDYMLHLFINVMEHLNVYEENMRTNLNKTLGLVFSQRVLLTLVDKGLLRETAYEWVQRNAMIAWQTKTDFEYLILQDKDIMSYLSHEEVDSLFDYDYHTRYIDYIFQRAGL
- the purE gene encoding 5-(carboxyamino)imidazole ribonucleotide mutase, whose product is MSEFKVAVVMGSDSDLPIMKDAIQFLEQMGISCQVYISSAHRVPHKTAQIAETAEEKGIEVIIAGAGGAAHLPGVIAAFTTIPVIGVPIKTATLNGVDSLYSIVQMPPGIPVATVSINGAKNAGILAAQILALKYPVVQEKLKAFRKEMAEQVAGKDDRLQEIGVDAYLANMK
- the purF gene encoding amidophosphoribosyltransferase is translated as MIDLLNTDEKPKDECGLFGIYGHNMDVATMTYYGLYALQHRGQESTGITVSDGKEFKNHKDMGLVGEVFNEKILAPLKGHLAIGHVRYSTVDSGLAVNTQPLDFRYLKGLISLAHNGSLINANEIRQRLALNGSVFQTTSDTEVIVKLIARYGQSSIEEALMKMMIDIKGAYSLLVMTEDQLIGVRDPHGVRPLCIGKKGKSYILASETCALDTVGAEFIRDVDPGEIVIIDNDGLRSIHAMKSSEQAFCIFEFVYLARPDSNFDGRNVTLVRRAMGRQLAQEYPIDADIVIPVPDSGVPAALGYAEASGIPYMEGLMKNRYIGRTFIKPTQKMRETAVRLKLNPIRDIIEGKRVVMVDDSVVRGTTSKQIVQMIRNAGAKEVHLMVSSPTVKYPCYYGIDTQERNQLIAVKQSIEEIREYIGADGLHFLSLEGMVEATGSSKDSFCAACFTGEYPLGISKRVGEYPMEQEVE
- the purH gene encoding bifunctional phosphoribosylaminoimidazolecarboxamide formyltransferase/IMP cyclohydrolase yields the protein MISVSDKTGVVELARELVQLGYEIVSTGGTFKTITQEGVAATYVTDITGFPEILEGRVKTLHPHVHAGILAKRTPEHLAQLAELDIVPIDLVVVNLYPFKETIARENVTLAEAIENIDIGGPAMVRAAAKNYQGVAVVVNPKRYREILEQLKSTGTIKEETRFSLAQEAFAHTADYDTHIAAYLAQVKDEQGSFPDHLCLRGEKIQELRYGENPHQKAAFYREIGAHGAGIGTARQIHGKELSFNNIVDLNAALELVKEFPEAAAVIIKHTNPCGTALGESLAMAYERAFQADPVSAFGGIVGLNREVDLETAQKMTETFLEAVIAPSFTKEALAVLTNKANIRLLETGVFTSEDVSRFDVKKVHGGILLQDIDGGKLSAADLKVVTKRKPTDEELTELLFSWRVVKHVKSNGIVVSKNHQTLGVGAGQMNRVGAAQIALTQGGQECRGAVLASDAFFPFRDTVDQAGQAGITAIIQPGGSLKDEESILAADEHNIAMVFTGIRHFKH
- the purD gene encoding phosphoribosylamine--glycine ligase, coding for MKVLVVGGGGREHALVWKLIQSPKVNKVFCAPGNAGISQMAECIEINAEDIEGLLSFAKKEKIDLTVVGPEIPLTNGIVNQFQAAGLKIFGPSKEAAEIEGSKALAKRIMGKYQIPTAQYQVFEEAAPAIDYIRKQGAPIVVKADGLAAGKGVIVAPDEETAVNAVQEIMENKVFGQAGTRVVIEEFLEGEEVSILAFTDGEHVIPMISAQDHKRVFNDDQGPNTGGMGAYAPAPVYTPELAEDVLERIIKPTVAGLKSEGRTYQGVLYVGLMLTGSGPKVLEYNARFGDPETQPVMMLLKTDLVDIIQAILAGELSRQEILWYDEAAVCVVLASGGYPGSYEKGMKIQGLGSAQSESMVFHAGTSFAGNDIVTSGGRVLGVTAKGNSVAEAIKNAYREVDKISFQGMHYRTDIGKKALDR
- the purM gene encoding phosphoribosylformylglycinamidine cyclo-ligase encodes the protein MGTTYQDAGVDITAGDEAVQRMKHHVKKTFRPEVLTDLGSFAGLFALDIDKYHQPVLVSGTDGVGTKLKIAMITDRHDTIGIDAVAMCVNDILVQGAEPLFFLDYLAVGKLNPPKVEEIVKGVAAGCLQAGCALIGGETAEMPGFYAEDEYDIAGFAVGVVNKDKIINGSAIVPGDVIIGLPSSGLHSNGFSLARKVLLELAALKMDEFIPELDCTLGEAMLKPTRIYVQDMLPLIAKYEIKGMAHITGGGLTENLPRVFPEGVQADIDLTTWETPPVFRLIQKLGQVTEEEMFRVFNMGVGYCIICDPSQVSGILADCAGAFIMGKITAGDGKVHFTVREK
- the purN gene encoding phosphoribosylglycinamide formyltransferase, translated to MAPLKLAVLASGRGSNLLAIIEQIKNGNLQAQINVVISDHEDAPALKKAEEEGITGIFLDPKSFPQRKEYDLALGKLVRQYQGELVVLAGFMRILGEDFLTKFPQRVINIHPALLPSFPGTHGQKQALDYGVKISGCTVHFVDPGVDSGPIIAQCSVPVEEDDTEENLARRILAKEHELYSQVIQWIAEGRVEILGRRVKVHQGQDAELS